Proteins encoded by one window of Nocardia goodfellowii:
- a CDS encoding bestrophin-like domain, with protein sequence MVVELIRQYLAPVALAVVAVIIFVVGDRLRPKSWVHPDDASGTMVVELINTLFLAVAAFVVVICWQQYDNAHNHTVAESKALIDVYWAAHDMPEPEHDRVQSLVREYTEQVIGEEWAVMNEERALSDSTQRTFDALRDTVTAMPAQDPDSADLQEKALAGLDAVAQARHDRALDANLSMPGFLYTALWFTAILLLCSAVLSGVMVTKRSLAMTALLGLVVGAAIVAIYGLDRPFSGANIVSKDAFEIALSRYQRIS encoded by the coding sequence ATGGTGGTCGAACTGATCCGGCAATACCTCGCACCCGTCGCGCTCGCGGTCGTGGCGGTCATAATCTTCGTAGTAGGGGACCGTTTACGCCCGAAATCGTGGGTCCATCCGGACGATGCGTCCGGCACCATGGTGGTCGAGCTGATCAACACGCTTTTCCTGGCCGTGGCCGCGTTCGTCGTGGTGATCTGCTGGCAGCAGTACGACAACGCGCACAATCACACGGTCGCCGAATCCAAGGCGCTGATCGACGTCTACTGGGCCGCCCACGATATGCCCGAGCCCGAACACGACCGCGTCCAAAGCCTCGTACGCGAGTACACCGAGCAGGTCATCGGCGAGGAATGGGCGGTAATGAATGAGGAACGCGCGCTGAGCGATTCGACCCAGCGCACCTTCGATGCCCTGCGCGACACCGTCACCGCGATGCCGGCCCAGGATCCCGACAGCGCCGATCTACAAGAAAAGGCGCTGGCCGGCCTCGACGCGGTCGCTCAGGCGCGCCACGATCGGGCGCTGGACGCGAATCTCAGCATGCCCGGATTCCTTTACACCGCGCTGTGGTTCACCGCGATTCTGCTGTTGTGCAGCGCTGTGCTGTCCGGCGTCATGGTCACCAAGCGCAGCCTGGCGATGACAGCGTTGCTCGGTCTCGTGGTCGGTGCGGCGATCGTCGCGATCTACGGCCTCGATCGGCCGTTCTCCGGGGCGAACATCGTCTCGAAAGATGCCTTCGAGATAGCACTTTCCCGCTATCAGCGCATCAGCTAG
- a CDS encoding hemerythrin domain-containing protein has product MSSDERARALSRELVEVHNRLRDELRRVTDELDNYTGSRPVDLRAHCLAFCTALTRHHTSEDDIAFPALAQRFPELAPVLQGLSDDHRLVADILQRLRELLADVGTGNLPRIKGEIAGLTAILESHFRWEERRIVTAFDQLPIGEHSNSELFGVSA; this is encoded by the coding sequence ATGTCTTCTGACGAGCGCGCGCGGGCGCTGAGCCGCGAACTGGTCGAAGTCCACAACCGGCTGCGCGACGAATTGCGCCGCGTGACCGATGAACTCGACAACTACACCGGTTCCCGTCCCGTCGATCTTCGCGCCCATTGCCTCGCCTTCTGCACCGCTCTGACTCGTCACCACACCAGTGAAGACGACATCGCGTTTCCCGCTCTGGCGCAACGCTTTCCGGAACTCGCACCCGTCCTCCAAGGACTGAGCGACGACCATCGCTTGGTCGCCGACATCCTCCAGCGTCTCCGTGAACTCCTCGCCGACGTCGGCACCGGAAACCTCCCCCGCATCAAGGGCGAAATCGCAGGCCTGACAGCGATTCTCGAATCCCACTTTCGATGGGAGGAACGACGCATCGTGACGGCCTTCGACCAACTGCCCATCGGTGAGCACAGCAACTCCGAACTCTTCGGAGTTTCCGCGTAG
- a CDS encoding response regulator: protein MIRVLLADDEAMIRAGVRAILDSDPGIEVVAEAADGHEAIESAQAHHPDVVLLDIRMPRLDGLAAAAELRRTYPDIAVVILTTFDEGDYVARALSAGVKGFLLKAADPRELLMGVHAAANGAAFLSPRIAHRVMTELSGNTLERRHVARDTVATLTARERDVLTLLGKGLTNHDIARRLNIAEGTVKAHVSAILNRIGAENRVQAAILAHEARLVE, encoded by the coding sequence GTGATCCGCGTACTGCTCGCCGACGACGAGGCCATGATCCGGGCAGGCGTCCGGGCAATCCTGGACAGCGACCCCGGCATCGAAGTGGTCGCGGAAGCCGCCGACGGGCACGAAGCCATCGAATCGGCGCAGGCGCACCACCCCGACGTCGTCCTGCTCGACATCAGAATGCCCCGGCTGGACGGGCTGGCCGCGGCCGCCGAACTGCGCCGCACCTACCCCGACATCGCGGTCGTCATCCTGACCACCTTCGACGAGGGCGACTACGTCGCGCGAGCGCTCAGCGCCGGTGTCAAAGGATTTCTCCTCAAAGCCGCCGACCCCCGCGAACTATTGATGGGAGTCCACGCCGCGGCCAACGGTGCGGCCTTCCTGTCCCCGCGCATCGCCCACCGAGTCATGACCGAACTCAGCGGCAACACCCTCGAGCGCCGGCACGTTGCTCGCGACACAGTGGCGACCCTGACCGCCCGCGAACGCGACGTCCTCACCCTCCTCGGAAAAGGCCTGACGAACCACGACATCGCCCGTCGGCTCAATATCGCGGAAGGGACGGTCAAAGCCCACGTCAGCGCGATCCTGAATCGCATCGGCGCCGAGAACCGCGTGCAAGCCGCCATTCTCGCCCACGAGGCGCGACTCGTCGAATGA
- a CDS encoding sensor histidine kinase, which translates to MKNSALLAITAAGGVLNGLAMEGLPLWRQMLFAALAIAAYLQGRRLEARRGGEVLLVATGAAALIAVVDISEAIGAVMMLALFVLLPWLAGRFRRQQSELIATSRERIAQLEQTQELVAESARLRERARIATDMHDSLGHELALIALQAGALELNTELNEPSRRSASHLRASAVAATDELRRTIGMLRAGTTTPVEPPNLSVETLVDRARVAGMTVQLHSDELPTPLPPLVVSALRRIVQETLTNAARHAPGTPVHIRIAHQGAELTVMATNPAPHPSPAGTGSGLAGLTERVQLLGGTLQTQHVRGEFTLTARIPLSAQIPSAAQ; encoded by the coding sequence GTGAAGAACAGCGCACTTCTCGCAATCACCGCGGCGGGCGGCGTGCTCAACGGACTTGCCATGGAAGGGCTTCCGCTGTGGCGGCAGATGCTGTTCGCGGCGCTCGCGATCGCCGCCTATCTACAGGGCCGGCGGCTGGAGGCGCGCCGAGGCGGGGAGGTACTCCTGGTGGCCACGGGGGCGGCGGCGTTGATCGCGGTGGTCGACATCTCGGAGGCAATCGGCGCCGTGATGATGCTCGCCTTGTTCGTGCTGCTGCCCTGGCTGGCCGGACGATTCCGTAGGCAGCAGTCCGAACTGATCGCGACCAGCCGCGAACGAATCGCCCAACTGGAACAAACCCAGGAACTGGTCGCGGAAAGCGCCCGACTACGCGAACGCGCCCGCATCGCCACCGACATGCACGACTCCCTCGGCCACGAACTCGCCCTCATCGCGCTGCAGGCCGGCGCCCTCGAGCTGAACACCGAGCTGAACGAGCCGAGCCGCCGCTCCGCGAGCCATCTGCGGGCATCGGCAGTCGCCGCCACCGACGAACTCCGGCGGACCATCGGAATGCTCCGGGCCGGAACGACAACGCCCGTGGAACCACCGAACCTATCCGTCGAAACACTTGTCGACCGCGCCCGCGTCGCCGGTATGACAGTGCAGCTGCACAGTGATGAACTCCCCACTCCCCTACCGCCCCTGGTGGTTTCGGCACTGCGGCGGATCGTGCAGGAGACGCTGACCAACGCCGCTCGGCACGCGCCGGGCACTCCGGTGCACATCCGAATCGCCCATCAGGGTGCTGAGCTCACGGTCATGGCGACCAACCCGGCTCCGCACCCATCCCCCGCTGGCACCGGCAGCGGTTTGGCCGGTCTCACCGAGCGAGTCCAACTCCTCGGTGGGACACTGCAGACGCAGCACGTGCGCGGCGAGTTCACCCTCACCGCCCGCATACCGTTGTCGGCCCAAATCCCATCGGCGGCACAGTGA
- a CDS encoding serine hydrolase domain-containing protein, translating to MLRLLSVIIVAVGIGVAVSPVSQAAPPGQLAPAVIDDYLEAALESTGLPGLSAVVTQGDRVVHAAGYGHDSGGRPVSADTPMRVASLSKSFTAAAVMILVEEGRIGLDRTVSEQLPGFITADQRAAEVTVRQLLNQTSGLTDLTVDINRVQEAKSLAEYVSRLDTATLATDPGTRFKYCNVNYNLAARLVEVSSGLSFGDFLAQRVFGPLGMRHSAVSTQKISPAAGYNSLFGAWIARPELSGFLDNSGSGGVITTAADLGKWLIAQNGRGPRLLSQAALDTMHTSSPVDEYAMGWAPEGTDSTLLAHSGNLFTYTAFQAIDPATGYGYAVLANSSALHDDTYDIVNGLIALSQGRTPADVGGGRQRFELILGSIALGAVGLAILGALRSRRWAQRCAQRSWWRIALRLAPLVLPIFLFAAYPLLVSVISGGRTVTWSQLTYFAAPLTITLLVTAAAGASTVIFRAVRLRSVRSTR from the coding sequence ATGCTCAGATTGCTCTCCGTCATCATCGTCGCAGTCGGCATCGGTGTGGCTGTTTCGCCGGTGTCGCAGGCGGCACCGCCCGGCCAGTTGGCCCCGGCCGTCATCGACGATTATCTGGAAGCGGCCCTCGAAAGTACCGGTTTGCCCGGACTGTCAGCCGTTGTGACGCAGGGCGATCGGGTTGTGCATGCCGCCGGCTACGGCCACGACTCCGGCGGCAGACCGGTCAGCGCCGACACTCCGATGCGCGTCGCGTCGCTCAGCAAATCGTTCACCGCGGCGGCGGTCATGATCCTGGTGGAAGAGGGCCGCATCGGATTGGACCGCACAGTCTCCGAGCAGCTACCCGGGTTCATTACGGCCGATCAGCGCGCGGCCGAGGTCACGGTGCGGCAGTTGCTGAACCAGACATCGGGTCTCACGGACTTGACCGTCGATATCAACCGGGTACAGGAGGCGAAGTCCCTCGCGGAGTATGTATCGCGCCTGGATACGGCCACGCTGGCAACCGACCCCGGTACCCGCTTCAAATACTGCAACGTCAACTACAACCTCGCGGCGCGCCTCGTCGAGGTCAGCAGCGGTCTGAGCTTCGGCGATTTCCTCGCCCAGCGAGTCTTCGGGCCACTGGGTATGCGGCACAGCGCGGTGAGCACCCAGAAGATTTCGCCCGCAGCGGGATACAACTCCCTGTTCGGAGCTTGGATCGCACGCCCGGAGCTGTCCGGCTTCCTCGACAACAGCGGTAGCGGCGGCGTCATCACCACCGCTGCTGACCTGGGCAAGTGGCTGATCGCCCAGAACGGCCGCGGGCCGCGACTGCTGAGCCAGGCGGCCCTGGACACGATGCACACGTCGTCTCCCGTCGATGAGTACGCGATGGGCTGGGCACCCGAGGGCACGGATTCCACCCTGCTGGCGCACAGCGGAAACTTGTTCACCTACACGGCTTTTCAGGCTATCGATCCCGCGACGGGGTACGGGTACGCGGTGCTGGCCAACAGCTCCGCGCTGCACGACGACACCTACGACATCGTCAACGGTCTCATCGCCCTCAGCCAGGGCCGCACACCTGCCGACGTCGGTGGCGGACGGCAGCGGTTCGAGCTGATCCTAGGATCGATCGCCTTGGGCGCGGTGGGCCTGGCAATTCTCGGCGCGCTGCGGTCGAGGCGCTGGGCGCAGCGCTGCGCACAACGTTCGTGGTGGCGGATCGCTCTTCGGCTGGCACCGCTGGTGCTGCCGATCTTCCTGTTCGCCGCCTATCCGCTTCTCGTCTCGGTGATCAGCGGCGGACGCACAGTTACCTGGTCTCAGCTCACCTATTTCGCCGCGCCGCTCACCATTACCCTGCTCGTTACCGCCGCTGCGGGCGCCTCGACGGTGATATTTCGGGCGGTCCGGTTGCGCTCGGTAAGGTCGACCAGGTGA